In a genomic window of Erigeron canadensis isolate Cc75 chromosome 5, C_canadensis_v1, whole genome shotgun sequence:
- the LOC122599951 gene encoding sister chromatid cohesion protein PDS5-like: protein MWHIEAKLQQELKEAGKQLFYPAHIDESIDELLLLLDQIQKLLSEVDESPGESMLEALEPSRKGLIQSSLLKHSDIDVKVSVAACLSEITRITAPGVPYSDDQMRDIFQVIVSSFQDPN from the exons ATGTGGCATATAGAAGCCAAGCTGCAACAAGAGCTTAAAGAAGCAGGGAAGCAGCTATTTTATCCTGCACATATTGACGAGTCCATTGATGAACTCCTTTTACTTCTTGAT CAAATACAGAAACTGCTATCGGAAGTTGACGAGTCACCGGGAGAATCAATGCTAGAAGCACTCGAACCATCAAGGAAGGGGCTGATTCAATCGAGTCTTTTGAAGCATTCGGATATTGATGTGAAGGTTTCTGTTGCTGCATGCCTCAGTGAAATCACGAGGATTACGGCTCCTGGTGTTCCCTATAGTGATGACCAAATGAGG GATATCTTTCAGGTAATCGTTTCCTCTTTCCAGGATCCAAACTAG